Below is a window of Halomonas sp. Bachu 37 DNA.
CTGTTTGCATTGCTGGTGGCCTTTGGCTCGGCCACCCAGGATATTGCCATCGATGCCTACCGCATCGAGTCCGCAGACGACGACCTGCAAGCCGCCATGGCCTCCACCTATATCATCGGTTATCGCGGCGGATTGCTTGCCGCCGGTGCTGGCGCGCTCTACATAGCCGCATCCGCTTCGTGGGATGTGGCCTATCTGTGCATGGCGGCGCTGATGGGCATCGGTGTACTCACCGTACTGCTGCGCCCTGAACCCAAGCGAGCTTCACTATCGATTCAGCTCATTCACGAGCCCAGAGTGCGTGCGTTCATCCGCGCCAGTCGCGGCAAGCCCAAACTCTTGCGACGGTTGGGCGCCTGGAGCATCGGCGCACTGGTCTGCCCCTTCACCGATTTCTTCAACCGCTATGGTGTCAAGGCGCTATGGATTTTGATATTTATCGCGGTATTTCGCATCAGCGACCTGGCCATGGCATCCATGGCCAACCCGCTGTATATCGACTTGGGCTTTTCGCTGGCGACCATCGCCAGCGTCACCAATATATTCGGTATTGCGATGAGTATTGCCGGGGGGATACTGGGCGGGCTATTGGTGGCACGTTATGGCATCGGTCCGCTGCTGATCTTCGGCGCGGGGTTGGTGATGGCAACGAATCTGCTGTTTGCCGTACTCGCCCTGGTGGGTAATCAATTGCCCATGCTGGTGGTGACGATCATCGGTGACAACCTCGCCAACGGGTTGGCCAGTGCGGTGTTCATCGCCTTTCTTTCCAGTCTTACCTCCCGCGCCTACACCGCCACCCAATACGCCCTGTTTTCGTCACTGATGACGCTGCCGGGCAAGTTTCTGAGCGGCTTCGGTGGGCTGGTCGTAGCCGACCAGGGTTACCCGAGCTTTTTCGTCATCGCCACCTTGCTTGGCTTGCCGGCGATCGCCCTGGCGGTATGGATCAGCCGCAACCGGCAACTGATGGCGCCCGGCACCCATTAGAGTTACGCCGGGGCATGTTTGGCGTTCGCTTACCTGGTTTGGTTGCGATGTGCCTCCAGCCAGTCCAGGGCGCCGGGAGTACTGCGCCACTGATCGCGCATCAGCGTCCGGTATTGCCAGGCTTCGGCGCGGGTCCCCGGCTCCACTTGCCCTTGCGCTGGCGGCAACACCGGGCGCGGATTTTCGGCACAGAGGATCGCCAATGCGTAGCGATTATGCGCCAACGCTTCCTGCAGGACTTCTTCCGCCTGGTCGAACCGGTCGAGACGATACAGTGCCAAGGCCCGCCCCAGCAGTAACCCCAGCAGCATGGAACCGTCGTCTTCATTATGTTCGGTAAGTTCCAGTGCCGCATGGTTGCGTCCGTCGCGCAACAGCTGATCGAGTACCAGCTCGCGCAGGCCCAGGCTGTCTTCGCTATCGATGTGAAGAAGTTGTTCGGCAAGCTGGCGCGACTGTTCACGCGCACCGCGCTCCATCCCCACCACCAGCGCCAGGCCGGTGCGCAGCAGAATGGCGTTGTCGGCGTCATCCCAGCACAGGCTGCCTTCCCCTTGGGCTCGCGCTTGGTCCAGCCAGCGCGACAGACGCTTGGCCAGCGGCTCGAGCAAGCTGGGTGCCATCCACGGCAGGCTACCGAAACGGTTGGTCAGGGCGAGGGTGACATCCTGCACGACTTGCGGTGCATCCAGCCACTCCGGATGCGCGCACAAAGCCGGCATCC
It encodes the following:
- a CDS encoding AmpG family muropeptide MFS transporter; translation: MSTPLPQRSWRAALAIYLRAPVLTMLFLGFSAGLPFLLVFSTLSAWLRSDGVEVAAIGFFAWIGMLYSIKFFWAPVVDRLALPLLTRTFGQRRGWMLLAQGTIVAGLVGLAGLSPVGNLAWVALFALLVAFGSATQDIAIDAYRIESADDDLQAAMASTYIIGYRGGLLAAGAGALYIAASASWDVAYLCMAALMGIGVLTVLLRPEPKRASLSIQLIHEPRVRAFIRASRGKPKLLRRLGAWSIGALVCPFTDFFNRYGVKALWILIFIAVFRISDLAMASMANPLYIDLGFSLATIASVTNIFGIAMSIAGGILGGLLVARYGIGPLLIFGAGLVMATNLLFAVLALVGNQLPMLVVTIIGDNLANGLASAVFIAFLSSLTSRAYTATQYALFSSLMTLPGKFLSGFGGLVVADQGYPSFFVIATLLGLPAIALAVWISRNRQLMAPGTH